The genomic DNA TAGTGAGCTCCTAAGTCAATGAATTTGTTAATACGGCTATAGGTCCACAGTACTTCCCGTGCTCGTACTTTACCGACACCCATCGGCTCGGTACCTTCCGGCAATAGGACGCATAGTTGCCTGCTTTCATAAACCGTTCTATCGGTCCCGTCTCAAGCATGATCGTCAATCCCAGTATCTTCCCAACCCCCGGTATTGTTAAA from Deltaproteobacteria bacterium includes the following:
- a CDS encoding transposase encodes the protein LTIPGVGKILGLTIMLETGPIERFMKAGNYASYCRKVPSRWVSVKYEHGKYCGPIAVLTNSLT